A portion of the Anser cygnoides isolate HZ-2024a breed goose chromosome 25, Taihu_goose_T2T_genome, whole genome shotgun sequence genome contains these proteins:
- the GNAT2 gene encoding guanine nucleotide-binding protein G(t) subunit alpha-2 isoform X2 → MGSGASAEDKEMAKRSKELEKKLQEDADKEAKTVKLLLLGAGESGKSTIVKQMKIIHQDGYTPEECMEFKAIIYGNILQSILAIIRAMSTLGIDYAESGRADDGRQLFNLADSIEEGTMPPELVDCIKKLWKDGGVQACFDRAAEYQLNDSAAYYLNQLDRITAPGYLPNEQDVLRSRVKTTGIIETKFSVKDLNFRMFDVGGQRSERKKWIHCFEGVTCIIFCGALSAYDMVLVEDDEVNRMHESLHLFNSICNHKFFAATSIILFLNKKDLFEEKIKKVHLSICFPDYDGPNTFEDAGNYIKTQFLDLNMRKDVKEIYSHMTCATDTQNVKFVFDAVTDVIIKENLKDCGLF, encoded by the exons ATGGGGAGCGGGGCGAGCGCGGAGGACAAGGAGATGGCCAAGAGGTCCAAGGAGCTGGAGAAGAAGCTCCAGGAGGATGCGGATAAGGAGGCGAAGACAGTCAAGTTGCTGCTGCTCG GGGCTGGAGAGTCGGGCAAGAGCACCATTGTGAAGCAGATGAA gatcaTCCACCAGGACGGCTACACGCCCGAGGAGTGCATGGAGTTCAAGGCCATCATCTACGGCAACATCCTGCAGTCCATCCTGGCCATCATCCGCGCCATGTCCACGCTGGGCATCGACTACGCCGAGTCGGGACGGGCG GACGACGGCCGGCAGCTCTTCAACCTGGCCGACTCCATCGAGGAGGGCACCATGCCCCCCGAGCTTGTCGACTGCATAAAGAAGCTGTGGAAGGACGGCGGGGTGCAGGCTTGCTTCGACAGAGCCGCCGAGTACCAGCTCAACGACTCGGCCGCGTA CTACCTGAACCAGCTGGACAGGATCACGGCCCCCGGGTACCTCCCCAACGAGCAGGACGTGCTGCGGTCCCGCGTGAAGACCACGGGCATCATTGAGACCAAATTCTCTGTCAAGGACCTGAATTTCAG GATGTTCGACGTGGGAGGGCAGAGATCCGAGCGCAAGAAGTGGATCCACTGCTTCGAGGGGGTGACCTGCATCATCTTCTGCGGGGCGCTGAGCGCCTACGACATGGTGCTGGTGGAGGACGATGAAGTG AACCGCATGCATGAATCCCTGCACCTATTCAACAGTATATGCAACCACAAGTTCTTCGCCGCCACATCCATCATCCTCTTCCTCAACAAGAAGGACCTTTTCGAGGAAAAGATCAAGAAGGTCCATCTCAGCATCTGCTTCCCCGATTATGATG GTCCCAACACATTTGAAGACGCAGGAAATTACATCAAGACCCAGTTCCTTGATCTCAACATGCGAAAGGACGTGAAGGAGATCTACAGCCACATGACCTGTGCCACAGACACACAGAACGTCAAATTCGTCTTTGACGCAGTCACGGATGTCATCATCAAAGAGAACCTCAAGGACTGCGGGCTCTTCTGA
- the GNAT2 gene encoding guanine nucleotide-binding protein G(t) subunit alpha-2 isoform X1, protein MVAASAGLTPRRWAGQGDRAVPIAVASGLRRAPATSEVSFDSFPGAGESGKSTIVKQMKIIHQDGYTPEECMEFKAIIYGNILQSILAIIRAMSTLGIDYAESGRADDGRQLFNLADSIEEGTMPPELVDCIKKLWKDGGVQACFDRAAEYQLNDSAAYYLNQLDRITAPGYLPNEQDVLRSRVKTTGIIETKFSVKDLNFRMFDVGGQRSERKKWIHCFEGVTCIIFCGALSAYDMVLVEDDEVNRMHESLHLFNSICNHKFFAATSIILFLNKKDLFEEKIKKVHLSICFPDYDGPNTFEDAGNYIKTQFLDLNMRKDVKEIYSHMTCATDTQNVKFVFDAVTDVIIKENLKDCGLF, encoded by the exons ATGGTGGCAGCCTCCGCAGGCCTGACGCCACGGCgatgggcagggcagggggacagaGCAGTGCCCATCGCCGTGGCGTCAGGCCTGCGGCGTGCCCCAGCCACCTCTGAGGTTTCCTTTGACTCCTTTCCAGGGGCTGGAGAGTCGGGCAAGAGCACCATTGTGAAGCAGATGAA gatcaTCCACCAGGACGGCTACACGCCCGAGGAGTGCATGGAGTTCAAGGCCATCATCTACGGCAACATCCTGCAGTCCATCCTGGCCATCATCCGCGCCATGTCCACGCTGGGCATCGACTACGCCGAGTCGGGACGGGCG GACGACGGCCGGCAGCTCTTCAACCTGGCCGACTCCATCGAGGAGGGCACCATGCCCCCCGAGCTTGTCGACTGCATAAAGAAGCTGTGGAAGGACGGCGGGGTGCAGGCTTGCTTCGACAGAGCCGCCGAGTACCAGCTCAACGACTCGGCCGCGTA CTACCTGAACCAGCTGGACAGGATCACGGCCCCCGGGTACCTCCCCAACGAGCAGGACGTGCTGCGGTCCCGCGTGAAGACCACGGGCATCATTGAGACCAAATTCTCTGTCAAGGACCTGAATTTCAG GATGTTCGACGTGGGAGGGCAGAGATCCGAGCGCAAGAAGTGGATCCACTGCTTCGAGGGGGTGACCTGCATCATCTTCTGCGGGGCGCTGAGCGCCTACGACATGGTGCTGGTGGAGGACGATGAAGTG AACCGCATGCATGAATCCCTGCACCTATTCAACAGTATATGCAACCACAAGTTCTTCGCCGCCACATCCATCATCCTCTTCCTCAACAAGAAGGACCTTTTCGAGGAAAAGATCAAGAAGGTCCATCTCAGCATCTGCTTCCCCGATTATGATG GTCCCAACACATTTGAAGACGCAGGAAATTACATCAAGACCCAGTTCCTTGATCTCAACATGCGAAAGGACGTGAAGGAGATCTACAGCCACATGACCTGTGCCACAGACACACAGAACGTCAAATTCGTCTTTGACGCAGTCACGGATGTCATCATCAAAGAGAACCTCAAGGACTGCGGGCTCTTCTGA